A part of Aspergillus oryzae RIB40 DNA, chromosome 7 genomic DNA contains:
- a CDS encoding uncharacterized protein (predicted protein), whose amino-acid sequence MQYTGSCSNCTDQSIFVNCLMIVLAHRVSYLCALGVETRNQEHFSLSQTSIQLFLPPMATRITLNAILSYLEELTLSTTVEIPESPKKAQNRSKHVLVIGGGVGGLMTAWILLDKGYRVTVVSKEWASLAKPLTSQIAGALWEYPPGGCGITVIETPLFGCSTLEQYWEWPLQSFEFYRLMANRDELIGDGLERAAGAGKFGAKMKTLFQFFQHPIEDESCVHGRDDRHCDKYFEMKTLDESVDSPFRDQLKINYHCMADANGGKNVNS is encoded by the exons ATGCAGTATACGGGATCCTGCAGCAATTGCACAGACCAATCTATATTTGTCAATTGTCTGATGATCGTCCT AGCACACCGTGTCTCCTATCTGTGTGCACTTGGTGTAGAAACTCGAAATCAAGAGCATTTCTCTCTAAGCCAAACTTCAATACAActatttcttcctccaatGGCTACAAGAATCACCCTGAACGCTATCTTATCCTATCTAGAAGAGCTAACGCTCTCTACAACCGTAGAGATACCCGAAAGCCCCAAGAAAGCGCAAAACCGCTCCAAGCATGTCCTTGTCATTGGGGGCGGCGTTGGCGGTCTGATGACGGCTTGGATTCTCCTTGACAAGGGCTACCGCGTCACCGTCGTGTCTAAGGAATGGGCAAGTCTCGCGAAGCCGTTGACCTCGCAGATTGCTGGTGCTTTATGGGAGTACCCACCTGGTGGGTGCGGCATCACAGTGATTGAGACACCGTTGTTCGGGTGCTCAACTCTGGAGCAGTATTGGGAGTGGCCTTTGCAGAGTTTTGAGTTCTATCGGTTGATGGCGAACCGGGATGAGCTTATTGGTGATGGCCTGGAACGGGCTGCTGGGGCTGGGAAGTTTGgggcgaagatgaagaccttgtTTCAGTTCTTTCAGCACCCGATTGAGGACGAGTCCTGTGTCCATGGACGTGATGACAGGCATTGTGACAAGTATTTTGAAATGAAGACACTGGACGAGAGCGTGGATTCGCCCTTCAGGGATCAGTTGAAAATCAATTATCACTGCATGGCTGATGCCAATGGTGGAAAGAATGTTAATTCATGA
- a CDS encoding uncharacterized protein (predicted protein): MAFLKRLVQSKGAVLETREIIGDLRLHEQELLSEYHADIIVNASGIGARELATDSQIFPVRGAVKKIRRPEGYPADHAFLLPAQMNHDGYGSSRRCGNGRLSFCRSSRMQTMRHSLLHKACTPSLI, translated from the exons ATGGCGTTTCTAAAGAGACTTGTTCAAAGCAAAGGAGCTGTTCTAGAGACTAGAGAAATTATTGGTGATCTCCGTCTCCATGAACAAGAGCTACTGAGTGAATATCATGCCgatatcattgtcaatgCAAGCGGCATAGGAGCCCGTGAGCTTGCAACCGATAGTCAGATATTCCCCGTCCGCGGAGCagtcaagaagatcaggaggCCGGAGGGTTATCCAGCGGACCATGCGTTCCTCCTTCCAGCTCAGATGAATCATGATGGCTATGGCTCG TCAAGGCGATGTGGGAACGGACGACTGAGTTTCTGCCGGTCTTCGAGGATGCAGACCATGAGGCATAGTCTCTTGCACAAGGCTTGCACCCCTTCTCTCATTTGA
- a CDS encoding uncharacterized protein (predicted protein), which yields MSDEFRFVDIKRSSVWTVTYEGKYGVLSLVVSDFWSCWSLHAKPSEDEPVVCLIREIFSKPIARMTPYPNSLLEGEWEILSPISSKCALMFSGSDHRIESFEAKCGIQVKGFPESKVWTQITVDGSDDDIKALGVDVRGTYDLLPHCGTASGCLHKKPPVGNSPAIYFFLDPSKLDEPMYDSFVFSLEHERTLGYASRSTIAEVSHKWRSSSLGSEPEYANVYYRKSIKLQAVTLASYIPDSPIICSNLKPLTSMAISNRDCRSANITLLSFEAEATAIDSFWKKGPWEVANPVEAPALLGDISWLFQKAVGFSAFQDWISVNDGKSSSKSNSPVCGVCVPAKPRIIWGRNTRGQIKAYEDPHDAALYERQVKLRPPPFLVFRRVDEEDNGHMRVTLNVQMLLHQAYERLLDTNVSDNASFFWRVVPNSYDSRNLVFPDFSLVSNRNNAQSAQPPNFKLDLRPEQLRSLSWMIHRESLDIEPFIEEEVEEALLPMLMWRAEGKVCMEKTVRGGVLADDVGYGKTAITLGLIDTQYSQQTEPESIDGFIPTNATLIVVPKIMIKQWQSEITKFLKNTYRVLVIDGLAALGRKMDRDIQQADIVLASWAVFNSQNHYEKLQQFTGMPRVPPKAGRNFDDWFVKAHAVMMEHVQLLVDQGPRTVLESIQARRQEVKDNEANSIYIPSKRLRGNQYSDVHQGQDPGIEAGAQHVDSSSEDELSESSEEEDPEVIRARVDKLLKLQPRTTAPTTSEKEKDDESGSEDSEDEEAPTASRSGKAQGSGKMGQGVKRKRAPVKTSKVWDDRKEFGINNTAQQTWTTVKLPLLHAFSFNRLVIDEFTFANPERLVPLLKLQARSKWVLSGTPPLNDFADVNTIAPFLGIHLGIDDDDIKSQNARLKMIRKQRSEAESFQALRAPRSEEWHRRRHDVAQRFLDEFTRKNVAEIDEIPSSEHIVLIQQSPAETVIYLELCKQLMTYNRFRRRGGRKGIRGDREDRLDEVIGSSKTSEEALLKRCSSLALQGRWHNGVPEELTCSSLIETRLKQLEGLKEELMEKTKQAAWVYCACDIRHEKFHEFIESIKAHDFGDKAVTEKIYPLVKSAILTSQADDWELFFSDPAQVAEDSFDTEMRDETEVKEDNVDASEEVSSRGTPPALNGNLKLTKNGEQASVQATKRGVKGTKSGKQGGKKEKAGELPVKPTRISEFKLMLRTVTSGLRKLILEWVARERALRFLKAVHLVQTGSEIAECSSCHTTPEAANHINILGSCGHALCSQCAMKTVQKEECNVEGCRGSGKEFNVMDASTLKCDERDRSAKYGGSKLDKMIEIIQAVPTGDRILLFIQFPELIDVTSKALELAKIKYIAIIATDRRAAQKVQHFQEAGGFGENKVLILNLGSEMAAGL from the coding sequence ATGAGCGACGAGTTCCGCTTTGTCGACATCAAAAGGAGTTCAGTGTGGACGGTCACCTATGAGGGCAAGTATGGAGTTTTAAGTCTTGTTGTCAGTGATTTTTGGTCGTGTTGGTCGCTCCATGCAAAGCCCTCAGAGGATGAACCTGTCGTCTGTCTCATTCGCGAAATCTTCTCGAAACCAATTGCACGCATGACTCCCTATCCCAATTCCCTTTTGGAAGGCGAATGGGAGATTCTCTCCCCTATCAGTTCAAAGTGTGCGCTCATGTTCTCAGGAAGTGATCATCGCATCGAATCTTTCGAAGCAAAATGCGGTATTCAAGTTAAAGGCTTCCCTGAATCCAAAGTATGGACACAAATCACGGTTGATGgctctgatgatgatatcaaagctCTTGGAGTAGACGTCCGAGGGACATatgatcttctccctcaCTGCGGAACAGCGAGTGGCTGCTTGCATAAGAAACCCCCAGTTGGAAATTCTCCCGCAATATACTTCTTTTTGGATCCCTCAAAGCTCGATGAGCCAATGTACGACtcatttgtcttttctttggaaCACGAACGGACTCTTGGCTATGCATCACGTTCCACTATCGCGGAAGTTTCTCACAAGTGGCGGTCCTCAAGTCTGGGTTCGGAGCCGGAGTATGCCAACGTGTACTATCGTAAATCCATCAAGCTGCAAGCGGTCACGTTGGCCTCCTATATTCCGGATTCCCCCATCATCTGCTCCAATTTGAAGCCGCTCACGTCAATGGCGATCAGTAATCGGGACTGTCGTAGTGCAAATATcactcttctctcttttgaagcagaagccACCGCTATAGATTCTTTCTGGAAAAAGGGGCCATGGGAAGTGGCTAATCCCGTGGAAGCTCCCGCTCTTCTTGGAGATATTTCTTGGTTATTTCAAAAGGCAGTCGGTTTTTCCGCATTTCAGGATTGGATCTCAGTCAACGACGGCAAATCTTCGAGCAAATCGAATAGCCCTGTGTGTGGAGTGTGTGTACCAGCAAAGCCCCGGATCATATGGGGTCGCAACACTCGAGGACAGATCAAGGCATACGAGGATCCACACGATGCAGCTCTGTACGAACGGCAGGTCAAGCTCAGGCCTCCACCCTTTTTAGTATTCCGTCGTGTCGACGAAGAGGATAATGGACACATGCGTGTCACGCTCAACGTTCAAATGCTACTGCATCAAGCCTATGAGAGGCTCTTGGACACGAATGTCTCTGAtaatgcttctttcttctggcgTGTCGTGCCCAATTCTTATGATTCGAGAAATCTCGTGTTCCCCGATTTCAGTCTCGTCAGCAACAGAAATAATGCTCAAAGCGCTCAACCGCCTAACTTCAAACTCGATCTGCGGCCCGAGCAGCTGCGCTCCCTCTCGTGGATGATCCACCGTGAAAGCCTTGATATTGAACCTttcattgaagaagaggtggaggaagcCCTTCTTCCTATGCTTATGTGGCGCGCAGAGGGCAAAGTATGCATGGAGAAAACCGTCCGCGGCGGTGTCCTAGCGGACGACGTTGGATATGGAAAAACAGCTATCACTCTCGGATTGATCGATACTCAGTACAGTCAGCAGACCGAGCCAGAATCTATCGATGGCTTCATCCCCACAAATGCCACTCTCATCGTCGTGCCTAAGATCATGATCAAGCAATGGCAGTCCGAGATCACGAAGTTCCTCAAAAACACATATCGTGTGTTGGTGATCGACGGACTAGCGgcattgggaagaaagatggatcGAGATATTCAGCAGGCAGATATTGTTTTGGCTTCTTGGGCTGTTTTTAACAGCCAGAATCATTATGAGAAGCTGCAACAGTTCACCGGCATGCCGCGAGTCCCGCCAAAGGCAGGTCGCAATTTCGACGATTGGTTTGTTAAAGCGCATGCGGTGATGATGGAACATGTCCAGCTCCTGGTAGACCAAGGCCCGAGGACAGTACTTGAGTCGATTCAGGCCAGACGCCAGGAAGTCAAGGACAACGAAGCTAATTCCATATATATCCCGTCAAAGCGGCTTAGGGGAAACCAGTATTCAGACGTTCACCAAGGTCAGGATCCTGGCATCGAAGCGGGGGCTCAACATGTCGATTCATCAAGTGAGGATGAGCTGTCGGAATCtagcgaagaagaggatccCGAAGTAATTCGGGCGAGAGTTGACAAGCTCCTCAAACTCCAACCTAGGACAACCGCACCCACGACCtcagaaaaggagaaggatgacGAGAGTGGGTCAGAAGATagcgaggacgaggaagccCCGACGGCATCACGCTCTGGGAAAGCACAAGGCTCTGGTAAAATGGGTCAAGGTGTGAAGCGCAAGCGTGCACCCGTTAAGACGTCCAAAGTTTGGGACGACAGAAAGGAGTTCGGCATAAATAACACCGCTCAACAAACTTGGACGACAGTAAagcttcctctcctccatgcATTCTCATTCAATCGACTTGTTATTGATGAGTTCACTTTTGCAAACCCCGAACGACTGGTGCCTCTTCTCAAGCTTCAGGCTCGTTCAAAATGGGTCCTATCCGGCACACCGCCGCTGAACGACTTTGCTGATGTTAATACAATTGCGCCCTTCTTGGGCATCCATCTCGGTATCGACGATGACGACATTAAGTCACAAAACGCACGACTCAAGATGATCCGCAAGCAGCGATCAGAAGCAGAATCTTTCCAGGCGCTGCGGGCCCCTCGAAGTGAGGAATGGCATCGTCGACGACACGATGTTGCACAAAGATTCTTGGACGAGTTCACTCGCAAAAATGTCGCAGAGATTGATGAGATTCCGTCATCAGAACACATAGTTCTCATTCAGCAATCACCTGCCGAAACAGTTATATATCTTGAGTTGTGCAAGCAGTTGATGACATACAACCGTTTTCGTCGCCGAGGTGGCAGAAAAGGTATCAGGGGTGATCGGGAAGATAGACTGGATGAAGTGATTGGGAGCAGCAAAACAAGCGAAGAAGCCCTTCTCAAACGATGTTCATCTCTCGCTTTGCAGGGTCGCTGGCACAATGGTGTACCTGAAGAGCTCACCTGCAGCTCGCTGATTGAGACTCGATTGAAACAGCTCGAGGGCCTCAAGGAAGAACTCATGGAGAAGACCAAGCAAGCTGCGTGGGTATACTGTGCTTGTGACATAAGACATGAAAAGTTCCACGAGTTCATTGAGAGCATCAAGGCGCACGATTTTGGTGACAAGGCTGTGACGGAAAAGATATATCCACTCGTTAAGAGTGCAATACTCACTTCACAGGCAGATGACTGGGAgctattcttttctgatcCAGCACAAGTAGCTGAGGACTCATTTGATACAGAAATGCGGGATGAGACTGAGGTGAAAGAGGACAATGTTGATGCCAGTGAAGAGGTAAGCTCTCGCGGTACTCCACCAGCTTTGAATGGGAACTTGAAGCTAACAAAAAATGGCGAACAGGCTAGTGTACAAGCCACAAAGCGTGGTGTAAAGGGTACAAAGAGTGGTAAACAaggtggaaagaaagagaaagcaggAGAGCTTCCAGTCAAGCCAACTCGCATCAGCGAGTTCAAGCTCATGCTGCGAACAGTCACGAGTGGTCTTCGAAAGCTGATCCTCGAATGGGTTGCCCGGGAAAGAGCGCTCAGGTTCCTAAAGGCCGTACACCTTGTTCAGACAGGGTCAGAGATTGCTGAGTGCAGCTCCTGTCATACAACTCCAGAAGCAGCAAATCACATCAACATATTGGGCTCATGCGGTCATGCCTTGTGCTCACAATGTGCCATGAAGACAgttcaaaaagaagaatgcaaTGTTGAAGGCTGCCGAGGCTCAGGAAAGGAATTCAATGTCATGGACGCATCTACTCTTAAGTGCGATGAAAGGGACAGAAGTGCCAAATATGGCGGCAGCAAACTGGATAAGATGATTGAAATCATCCAGGCAGTGCCCACAGGCGATCggatcctcctcttcatacAGTTCCCGGAGCTTATAGACGTCACATCCAAAGCCTTAGAGCTGGCAAAGATCAAGTACATTGCAATCATAGCAACTGACCGCAGGGCAGCACAGAAGGTCCAACATTTTCAGGAAGCTGGTGGCTTTGGTGAGAACAAAGTTTTGATTTTGAACTTGGGAAGCGAGATGGCCGCTGGATTGTGA
- a CDS encoding uncharacterized protein (predicted protein) codes for MLIAGFSCVDFSSLNNKRKTLDGSGESGGTFWGILGYAKRYRPRIVVLENVRTAPWGKIAEAWGGIDYFACHAEVDTKAYYLPQTRERGYMLCVDRQRMREHGLEETAMADWVKILSQFKRPASSPAGMFLMDPDDRRLEQIENDMTARIASHTVYNWERYQVRHQNYRMNMGLGHRRPFTRSQEDGSSQMPDFTWQPWLRSMPERVWDTLDANFLRKLVEGYDMNHKERCIELSQGIDREVDTRAYGIVGCITPSGIPYLTIRGGPLCGLESLSLQGLPLDRLILARETQAELQQLAGNAMSSTVVGAAILSALIVGHKVLDKGSQQPRPKKEVPRHKRFELCHDHELVSGSINVDEATDVTISDIQAQAASSARYCIS; via the exons ATGTTAATTGCCGGATTCTCTTGCGTTGACTTCTCTTCACTGAACAACAAGCGCAAGACCCTCGACGGCAGCGGAGAATCCGGCGGGACATTCTGGGGGATCCTCGGCTACGCAAAGAGGTACAGGCCGCGAATAGTCGTACTGGAAAATGTACGGACAGCCCCATGGGGAAAAATCGCCGAGGCATGGGGCGGCATCGACTATTTCGCGTGCCATGCAGAGGTAGACACCAAAGCATACTACCTCCCACAAACCCGCGAGAGAGGGTACATGCTCTGCGTTGACAGACAGCGGATGCGAGAACACGGTCTGGAGGAAACGGCCATGGCGGACTGGGTCAAGATCCTGTCTCAGTTCAAACGCCCTGCGAGCTCACCGGCCGGTATGTTCCTGATGGACCCTGATGATCGTAGACTGGAGCAGATAGAGAACGATATGACGGCGCGGATAGCGTCGCATACAGTCTACAATTGGGAGCGGTACCAGGTCAGGCATCAGAACTACCGCATGAACATGGGCCTGGGACACCGTCGCCCGTTCACTCGCTCGCAGGAGGACGGATCTTCTCAGATGCCGGATTTCACCTGGCAGCCTTGGCTCCGAAGTATGCCAGAGCGAGTCTGGGATACACTTGACGCCAATTTCCTTCGCAAGCTCGTGGAAGGGTATGACATGAACCACAAAGA GCGGTGCATAGAGCTTTCTCAGGGTATCGATCGAGAGGTCGACACCCGTGCGTACGGCATAGTGGGCTGTATCACTCCCTCCGGCATCCCATATTTGACCATCAGAGGTGGCCCTCTCTGTGGACTCGAGtccctttctcttcaggGATTACCGCTGGATAGACTGATACTTGCCCGCGAAACTCAGGCTGAACTTCAACAGCTCGCTGGAAATGCGATGAGTTCGACGGTCGTAGGCGCTGCTATTCTCTCTGCCCTTATTGTGGGCCACAAAGTACTCGATAAAGGTAGTCAGCAGCCTCgtccgaagaaagaagtcccGAGGCACAAACGGTTTGAGCTGTGTCACGATCACGAGCTCGTTTCAGGCAGTATTAATGTCGACGAAGCGACTGATGTAACCATTTCTGATATCCAAGCTCAGGCCGCGAGTAGCGCGAGATATTGC ATTTCATGA
- a CDS encoding uncharacterized protein (predicted protein), whose protein sequence is MSTSPKNTHHPHPRDRIVPYSTHLDTSWLIQLVLREKYLWISRISFISSFRSFFFLHTFEMARGKRPASSTPSVRTTNRRRTQPTDAGQASSSSTPIIENQTVGMDPELPEVIRSEPHFGKRRLSTQLALNLPPLHKLSDIYRSITARALELNLGEFLQHIGSKPLRIVTACSGTESPLLALELVQDSECSLILVFFNSGEAGLTDMFSIDLRKHFNRDFKFRHLFSAEIVPYKQRYIDNNFHPRLLFRDVTQLKDRVA, encoded by the coding sequence ATGTCTACATCTCCCAAGAACActcaccatcctcatccacgtGACAGAATCGTGCCCTACAGCACTCATTTGGATACATCCTGGCTCATACAGCTTGTTCTTAGAGAGAAATATCTTTGGATCAGCAGGATCTcatttatctcttctttcagaagcttcttctttttacatACATTCGAAATGGCTCGTGGCAAGAGACCCGCCTCCTCTACCCCCTCTGTACGCACAACCAACCGTAGACGCACCCAACCCACCGACGCTGGACAAGCTAGTTCAAGCTCCACTCCTATTATCGAGAATCAGACTGTTGGCATGGACCCTGAGCTGCCAGAGGTCATTAGATCGGAACCTCATTTTGGCAAAAGACGGCTCAGCACGCAGCTGGCTCTgaatctccctcctcttcataAACTGAGCGACATCTATCGTTCCATCACTGCTCGAGCACTGGAGCTAAACCTTGGAGAGTTTCTTCAGCATATTGGATCAAAGCCTTTGAGGATCGTAACTGCCTGCTCGGGGACTGAGAGTCCGTTGTTGGCCTTGGAGCTGGTGCAGGACAGTGAGTGTTCCCttattcttgtcttcttcaatAGTGGTGAGGCTGGTCTGACCGACATGTTTTCGATAGATCTGAGGAAGCACTTCAATCGAGACTTCAAGTTTCGTCATCTTTTCAGCGCAGAGATTGTGCCTTATAAGCAGCGCTATATCGATAATAACTTTCATCCGCGTCTGCTCTTTCGTGATGTTACTCAACTGAAGGACCGTGTTGCGTAA
- a CDS encoding aromatic amino acid ammonia-lyase (phenylalanine and histidine ammonia-lyase): MDLLNMGNLSDFQTHIQTAYQARQRLQNLQREGTLDVDGATLDISAIVAVAYYGCIPKITTDPAVLGRIEASVQVLRDHLDKGYHVYGVNTGFGGSADSRTDRVVALQSGLSQLLQAGVLVASDKDTNVDLERQIRLDSHAVPVPWVRAAMLVRCNSNARGHSAVTLSVIKSILQLLESHITPVVPLRGSISASGDLIPLSYIAGAIEGNPDVYVHVQKSHRSRIISSRDALLSAGMEPQVLGPKEGLGLVNGTSFSAALSSLVMYETHQLVVLVQAISAVALEALMGNAESFHPFISAIRPHDGQMECSRNILSFLQGSRLAQGIQSVKTHTRQGLMQDRYALRCVPQWIGPQLEDLLLAHKQVTVELNSTTDNPLIDPETGDILHGGNFQAVSVTSAMEKTRSCLQMLGRLLFSQSTELVDPSLNNGLPTNLVADDPSLSFTMKGVDISMASYMAELAYLANPVSSHVQAAEMRNQSINSMAFVSSRYTMQAVEIVSLMCACSLYIGCQALDLRVLHLTYLDNIKPQLHLLTSNLFSSYLSDKELETLTESLWENISKSWSTTTRQGIPERVQVAVKNAIPTLLDTLKEKRGPGLSDLNRWETQAADLLNKTYQNTADTFFNQQNTEEFLGAGAKILYRTVRQELTVPFHLGFVEHPTVNNETLNGRSKKTIGSWISIIYEAIRDGRLMGPFMESLASKSSSADDSLTKIRSLRMSRL, encoded by the exons ATGGACTTGTTGAATATGGGAAACCTGAGTGACTTCCAGACCCACATACAGACTGCATATCAGGCACGTCAACGCCTACAGAATTTGCAAAGAGAGGGTACACTTGATGTTGACGGAGCTACTCTTGACATCTCTGCTATAGTAGCAGTAGCATA TTATGGCTGTATACCTAAGATCACCACAGATCCTGCTGTCCTTGGAAGGATTGAAGCAAGCGTGCAGGTGCTGAGAGACCATCTGGATAAGGGATACCACGTCTACG GTGTTAATACTGGCTTTGGCGGCAGTGCGGATTCTCGAACGGATCGAGTGGTAGCGCTGCAATCCGGACTCTCCCAGCTTCTACAAGCAGGTGTGCTAGTCGCCTCAGATAAGGATACCAATGTGGACCTCGAGCGACAAATTCGCCTGGATTCACATGCTGTGCCCGTCCCCTGGGTGCGAGCAGCCATGTTGGTTCGATGCAATTCGAACGCCCGCGGCCACTCTGCGGTTACGCTTTCAGTGATAAAGTCTATCTTGCAGCTCTTGGAGAGTCACATCACACCAGTTGTTCCTTTACGAGGCTCTATCTCCGCTTCTGGAGATCTCATTCCACTTTCTTACATTGCAGGCGCCATTGAAGGCAATCCCGATGTGTATGTTCATGTACAGAAATCTCATAGATCTCGGATaatatcttccagagatGCACTTTTGTCTGCCGGCATGGAACCTCAAGTGCTAGGTCCTAAGGAGGGATTAGGCCTAGTTAACGGCACTTCATTCTCTGCAGCACTGTCCAGTCTCGTTATGTACGAGACTCATCAATTGGTCGTGCTGGTGCAGGCGATCTCGGCTGTGGCTTTAGAAGCACTCATGGGTAATGCTGAGAGCTTTCACCCCTTCATCTCTGCCATTCGGCCTCATGACGGCCAAATGGAATGTTCCAGGAatattctttcatttctccagGGATCTCGTCTTGCCCAGGGTATTCAAAGTGTGAAGACTCATACTCGCCAAGGCTTGATGCAGGATAGATATGCACTTCGATGTGTGCCTCAGTGGATCGGACCACAGCTGGAAGACCTCCTGCTCGCACATAAGCAAGTCACCGTTGAACTTAACTCAACAACAGATAACCCACTGATAGATCCCGAGACCGGCGATATTCTCCATGGCGGTAATTTCCAAGCGGTTTCCGTTACTTCtgcgatggagaagacaagatcatgCCTTCAGATGCTTGGCAGGctcctcttctctcagtCTACTGAACTGGTCGACCCAAGCCTTAACAACGGCCTCCCTACCAATCTTGTCGCCGATGACCCAAGCCTCTCCTTCACTATGAAAGGCGTCGATATTAGCATGGCTTCATACATGGCAGAGTTGGCTTACCTTGCCAACCCGGTAAGCTCGCACGTACAAGCAGCGGAAATGCGcaaccaatcaatcaactctATGGCTTTTGTATCCAGTCGGTACACCATGCAGGCAGTCGAGATAGTGTCGCTCATGTGCGCTTGTAGTCTATACATTGGATGCCAGGCCTTGGATCTCCGAGTACTGCATTTGACCTACCTCGATAACATCAAGCCCCAACTCCATCTGCTTACCTCCAATCTTTTCTCCTCATACCTATCAGACAAAGAGCTTGAAACTCTGACCGAATCACTCTGGGAAAACATCTCAAAAAGCTGGTCGACAACAACCCGCCAGGGCATACCTGAACGAGTGCAAGTAGCCGTAAAAAACGCTATTCCTACGCTGCTAGATACTCTGAAAGAGAAGCGCGGTCCAGGTCTTTCGGATCTGAATCGATGGGAAACCCAAGCCGCTGACCTTCTCAACAAAACATATCAAAACACGGCAGACACATTCTTTAACCAACAAAACACCGAGGAGTTCCTGGGCGCTGGTGCTAAGATTCTCTACCGCACCGTTCGCCAAGAACTCACTGTTCCCTTCCACTTGGGCTTCGTGGAGCACCCGACAGTTAACAATGAAACCCTGAATGGTCGCTCGAAAAAGACCATTGGTTCTTGGATATCAATTATCTATGAGGCCATTCGTGACGGCAGGTTAATGGGTCCTTTCATGGAATCCCTTGCTTCAAAGAGCTCCAGTGCTGATGACTCTTTGACAAAGATAAGGAGTCTAAGGATGTCCCGACTTTGA
- a CDS encoding putative polyadenylation factor subunit CstF64 (mRNA cleavage and polyadenylation factor I complex, subunit RNA15), translated as MAPPERAGKSVFLGNIPYNLTEEQVKDILSSAGTVTKFRLMMNPETGKPKGYGFADFADADAAASAVRNLNDYEVMGRKIRVDWPHNNEKDSIPPDYSQTTQVPGQDGQMGAQQSSAPLPPLPPGVDLPPHLDCPNAISQTLSSLPPNQLLDVLSQMKSLVMADPARATELLRQAPQLAYAIFQALLLMNLVDYSTLGTVVEQAAQPQSAAAAPPAAQPFQPFSAVPGPVSTPPQPQQQMPGQDELLQQVLSMPQSAIDALPPMERSQIMLLRQQLMQGAMR; from the exons ATGGCGCCTCCAGAAAGAGCCGGAAAGAGTGTCTTTTTGGGGAATATCCCATACA ATCTCACGGAGGAGCAAGTGAAGGACATTCTTAGCTCTGCGGGCACAGTAACCAAATTCCGCTTGATGATGAACCCAGAGACAGGAAAGCCTAAAGGATATGGGTTTGCCGACttcgccgatgccgatgcAGCCGCCTCCGCAGTTCGCAACTTGAATGACTATGAGGTCATGGGACGGAAGATCCGTGTGGACTGGCCTCATAACAACGAGAAGGATTCGATACCCCCAGATTATTCGCAGACGACTCAAGTGCCCGGACAAGATGGACAGATGGGTGCACAGCAGTCATCCGCGCCTCTACCGCCTCTTCCCCCAGGCGTGGATCTCCCTCCGCACCTAGACTGCCCCAACGCAATCTCCCAAAcactctcctctctccctccGAATCAACTCCTCGATGTACTCTCTCAGATGAAGTCATTAGTCATGGCTGATCCGGCACGCGCTACGGAACTTTTACGACAAGCGCCTCAGCTTGCATACGCTATATTCCAGGCTCTGCTCCTGATGAACCTTGTCGACTACAGCACATTAGGCACAGTGGTGGAACAGGCCGCCCAGCCCCAATCGGCAGCAGCCGCTCCTCCAGCAGCGCAGCCTTTTCAGCCATTCTCAGCCGTACCCGGTCCGGTCTCCACTCCACCTCAGCCCCAGCAGCAAATGCCCGGGCAAGACGAACTCTTGCAACAAGTGCTCAGTATGCCACAGTCGGCTATTGATGCACTACCTCCGATGGAGCGGAGCCAAATCATGCTTCTACGACAGCAATTAATGCAAGGTGCCATGCGGTGA